The Mammaliicoccus sciuri genome window below encodes:
- the secA gene encoding preprotein translocase subunit SecA: MGFLSKIADGNKRVVKSLGKLADQVINLEDEIAKLTDDQLREKTEQFKKELSEIEDYKRQEKYLDKILPEAYAIVREASTRVFNMTPFKVQIMGGIAIHRGDISEMKTGEGKTLTATMPVYLNALTGRGVHVVTVNEYLSSSQSEEMAQLYNFLGLSVGLNLNSMDTNQKREAYSADITYSTNNELGFDYLRDNMVTYKKDRVMRPLNFAIIDEVDSILIDEARTPLIISGEAEKSTTLYTQANVFVKMLKGEDDFSYDEKTKAITLTEQGIDKAERMFKIDNLFDVKHVNLMHHINIALKANRTMFKDKDYVVEDGEIMIVDQFTGRTMPGRRFSDGLHQAIEAKEGLEIQNESKTMASITFQNFFRMYNKLSGMTGTAKTEEEEFRNIYNMTVTQIPTNRPIQRKDEADLIFASQKGKFDAVVKDVIELHKKGQPVLLGTVAVETSEYISQLLKKKGVRHNVLNAKNHEREAEIILNAGQKGAVTIATNMAGRGTDIKLGEGVVELGGLAVIGTERHESRRIDDQLRGRSGRQGDVGRSRFYLSLQDELMVRFGSERMQSLMGKLGMNDDTPIESKMVSRAVESAQKRVEGNNFDARKRLLEYDDVLRKQREIIYGERNDIIEKDDVQDIVKDMIKSSLERGVNYHFATNEEEIDFEALVQYIEDSYVPQGAIKVDDIRGRDYEDIVEIVLEKIKTQYKAQQEDFGDQMSEFERMIVLRTIDRKWTDHIDTMDQLRTGIHLRSYGQINPLREYQNEGLDLFETMLNEIEDEVSKYILKSTIDRGEQVEREQVEIGEAKHVSANDGKEKVKPKPIVKDEQVGRNDPCPCGSGKKYKNCHGQA; the protein is encoded by the coding sequence ATGGGTTTTTTATCAAAAATAGCTGATGGTAACAAACGAGTTGTTAAATCACTCGGAAAATTAGCAGATCAAGTCATCAATTTAGAAGATGAAATTGCTAAATTAACAGATGATCAATTAAGAGAGAAAACAGAACAATTCAAAAAAGAATTGTCAGAAATAGAAGATTATAAAAGGCAAGAAAAATATTTAGACAAAATACTACCTGAAGCATATGCAATCGTAAGAGAAGCATCTACTAGGGTATTTAATATGACACCATTTAAAGTACAAATTATGGGTGGTATTGCTATTCATCGTGGTGATATTTCAGAAATGAAAACTGGTGAAGGTAAAACATTAACAGCAACAATGCCAGTTTATTTAAATGCGCTAACAGGTAGAGGCGTTCATGTTGTAACAGTCAATGAATATCTATCAAGTTCACAAAGTGAAGAAATGGCACAATTATATAATTTCTTAGGTTTATCAGTTGGACTTAATTTGAATTCAATGGATACGAATCAAAAGCGTGAAGCATATTCAGCAGATATCACGTATAGTACAAATAATGAACTTGGATTCGATTATTTAAGAGACAACATGGTTACGTATAAAAAAGACCGTGTTATGAGACCTCTTAACTTTGCCATCATTGATGAGGTTGACTCAATTTTAATTGACGAAGCGAGAACACCACTTATCATTTCAGGTGAAGCAGAAAAATCAACAACTTTATATACTCAAGCCAACGTATTTGTAAAAATGCTTAAAGGTGAAGATGATTTTAGTTATGATGAAAAAACTAAAGCTATCACATTAACAGAACAAGGTATTGATAAAGCTGAACGTATGTTCAAAATTGATAACTTGTTTGACGTGAAACATGTTAACTTAATGCATCATATTAATATTGCATTAAAAGCAAATAGAACAATGTTTAAAGATAAAGATTATGTTGTTGAAGATGGGGAAATTATGATTGTCGACCAATTTACAGGTCGTACAATGCCAGGTCGAAGATTCTCTGACGGCTTGCATCAAGCAATTGAAGCAAAAGAAGGTCTAGAGATTCAAAATGAATCTAAAACAATGGCATCTATTACATTCCAAAACTTCTTTAGAATGTACAACAAATTATCAGGCATGACAGGTACAGCTAAGACGGAAGAAGAAGAGTTCAGAAATATTTACAATATGACTGTTACGCAAATTCCAACAAATAGACCAATACAACGTAAAGATGAAGCGGATTTAATTTTTGCATCACAAAAAGGTAAGTTTGATGCAGTTGTTAAAGATGTAATCGAGCTTCATAAGAAAGGTCAACCAGTATTATTAGGTACAGTTGCCGTTGAAACAAGTGAATATATTTCACAACTATTAAAGAAAAAAGGCGTTAGACATAACGTTTTAAACGCGAAAAACCATGAACGTGAAGCAGAAATTATTTTAAATGCAGGTCAAAAAGGTGCAGTAACCATTGCAACTAACATGGCTGGTCGTGGTACGGATATTAAACTTGGTGAAGGCGTTGTTGAACTTGGTGGTTTAGCTGTTATTGGTACAGAACGACACGAATCAAGACGTATCGATGACCAATTAAGAGGACGTTCAGGTCGTCAAGGTGACGTTGGTCGAAGTAGATTCTACTTATCATTACAAGATGAATTGATGGTTCGTTTCGGATCAGAACGTATGCAATCTTTAATGGGTAAATTAGGTATGAATGATGATACGCCAATTGAGTCTAAAATGGTTTCTAGAGCAGTAGAATCTGCTCAAAAACGAGTTGAAGGTAATAACTTCGATGCACGTAAACGTTTGTTAGAATACGATGATGTACTAAGAAAACAACGTGAAATCATTTACGGTGAGCGTAATGATATTATTGAAAAAGACGATGTACAAGACATTGTTAAAGATATGATTAAATCATCATTAGAGCGTGGCGTGAACTATCACTTCGCAACAAATGAAGAAGAAATTGATTTTGAAGCACTCGTTCAATATATTGAAGACTCATATGTACCACAAGGTGCAATTAAAGTTGACGATATTCGCGGTAGAGATTATGAAGATATCGTAGAAATTGTATTAGAAAAAATTAAAACACAATACAAAGCTCAACAAGAAGACTTTGGTGATCAAATGTCTGAATTTGAACGTATGATTGTGTTAAGAACAATAGACCGTAAATGGACTGATCACATTGATACAATGGATCAATTACGTACAGGTATCCACTTAAGATCTTATGGTCAAATCAATCCACTTAGAGAGTACCAAAATGAAGGTTTAGATTTATTTGAAACAATGTTGAATGAAATAGAAGATGAAGTAAGTAAATACATTCTTAAATCAACTATTGATCGCGGTGAACAAGTTGAACGTGAACAAGTTGAAATAGGTGAAGCTAAACATGTGAGTGCGAATGATGGTAAAGAAAAAGTTAAACCAAAACCTATCGTCAAAGATGAACAAGTTGGCCGAAACGATCCATGTCCATGTGGTAGTGGTAAGAAATATAAAAACTGTCATGGTCAAGCATAA
- the hpf gene encoding ribosome hibernation-promoting factor, HPF/YfiA family: MIRFEIHGENITVTDPIRNYIEDKVSKLERYFTNVPEAIAHVKIKTYQNSRSKIEVTIPLKDVTLRAEERHEDLYAGIDLITNKLERQVRKYKTKVNRKYRDKGRDKDVFAVSADSAAPEEVEENDSDNEIEIIRSKQFALKPMDSEEAVLQMNLLGHDFYIFTDAETDETSIVYKRKDGKYGLIETSIQ, translated from the coding sequence ATGATCAGATTTGAAATTCATGGTGAAAACATCACAGTGACTGATCCGATAAGAAATTATATTGAGGACAAAGTAAGTAAACTAGAAAGATATTTTACTAATGTCCCAGAGGCGATAGCCCACGTTAAAATCAAAACTTATCAGAATTCTAGAAGTAAAATTGAAGTAACTATTCCGTTGAAAGATGTTACTTTAAGAGCTGAAGAAAGACATGAAGATTTATATGCTGGAATCGACTTAATAACTAACAAACTCGAAAGACAAGTACGTAAGTACAAAACAAAGGTTAATAGAAAGTATCGCGACAAAGGGCGAGATAAAGATGTCTTTGCAGTAAGTGCAGATTCAGCTGCACCTGAAGAAGTTGAAGAGAATGATAGCGATAATGAAATTGAAATCATCCGTTCTAAGCAATTTGCTTTGAAACCAATGGATTCTGAAGAAGCAGTATTACAAATGAACTTACTAGGACATGATTTTTACATCTTTACTGATGCAGAAACAGATGAAACAAGCATCGTGTATAAACGTAAAGATGGTAAATATGGATTAATTGAAACTTCAATACAATAA
- a CDS encoding ComF family protein, with product MSEEEEDCLDCQWLSNKYPLINQLYTLYDYDGLIKAVIQQYKLKGDVALNQVFQLPLKLFKQYDYVIPEPIHPNKLGQRTFDHVTTVLDNQKIKYIQIYETEERQKQSELTKLERSSQHNPFKINKDLDFENERILLVDDIYTTGLTIHRLAELLFVRKIRKIDALTFARAVNNDKI from the coding sequence ATGTCTGAAGAAGAGGAGGATTGCTTAGATTGTCAGTGGCTTTCAAATAAATATCCATTAATTAATCAACTATATACGTTGTATGACTATGATGGTCTTATCAAAGCGGTCATACAACAATATAAGTTAAAGGGGGATGTTGCACTTAATCAAGTATTTCAATTGCCGCTGAAATTATTTAAGCAATATGATTATGTTATTCCGGAACCCATTCATCCTAATAAGTTAGGGCAGCGTACTTTTGATCATGTAACAACGGTATTGGATAATCAAAAAATTAAATATATACAGATTTATGAAACTGAAGAAAGGCAAAAGCAATCAGAATTAACTAAATTAGAAAGGTCATCTCAGCATAATCCATTTAAAATAAATAAGGACTTAGACTTTGAAAATGAGAGAATATTACTCGTAGATGATATTTATACAACAGGGTTAACAATTCATCGATTAGCGGAACTTTTATTTGTTAGAAAAATCAGAAAAATAGATGCCTTAACATTTGCAAGAGCAGTAAATAATGATAAAATATAG
- a CDS encoding helicase-related protein — METLTFGGHYRYHKHPLPVPEFQFNNIKENKLNQKLLAFLKSQIEQNRKTFVFYHNIQYMEQIFKVFQGYFSKIDYVSSQDAMRHEKVTRLRNDEIDIMFTTTILERGVTLEKLDIVIVHTEKFTSSAIIQIAGRVGRKLSCPTGKVLCYHEGITRNMIQAKREIIEMNDLAREKGWLI, encoded by the coding sequence ATGGAAACTCTAACTTTTGGGGGTCACTACCGATATCATAAACATCCATTACCAGTTCCAGAATTTCAATTTAATAACATTAAAGAAAATAAACTCAATCAGAAGTTACTTGCGTTTCTTAAATCTCAAATAGAACAAAATAGAAAGACATTTGTCTTCTATCATAATATTCAATATATGGAACAAATATTTAAAGTATTCCAAGGTTACTTTTCAAAAATTGATTATGTATCCAGTCAAGATGCAATGAGGCATGAAAAGGTGACGCGTTTAAGAAATGATGAAATAGACATTATGTTTACGACGACAATATTAGAAAGAGGCGTTACGTTAGAAAAATTAGATATCGTCATCGTGCATACAGAAAAGTTTACAAGTAGTGCCATCATTCAAATTGCAGGTCGTGTTGGTCGAAAATTATCTTGTCCAACTGGCAAGGTATTGTGTTATCACGAAGGTATCACACGAAATATGATACAGGCGAAACGTGAAATTATTGAAATGAATGATTTAGCACGAGAGAAAGGATGGTTAATTTGA
- a CDS encoding IS3 family transposase, with protein sequence MAFELKEEGFKLKDILVKVGIPEATYHYHAKQLQKEDLDKGWKKKIIELFQKHNGKYGYRRIYLALRNQGYLINHKKVQRIMRELGLKCQKFTRKSRYQSYKGTVGKVAENRLNRRFHTSIRLQKLVTDITEFKCAEEQKLYLSPIMDLYNGEIISYGISRRPTLDLVLQSLDKAVTIIKHEAPYRTTIHSDQGWHYQHNAWIRRLSEQRIYQSMSRKATCADNASMENFFGIMKQEMYHGEELVNYETLKRRIEDYIYWYNNERLKLKLAGRSPVQYRTQSSQLIA encoded by the coding sequence GTGGCATTCGAACTCAAAGAAGAAGGATTCAAATTAAAAGATATCTTAGTAAAGGTTGGTATACCAGAAGCAACCTATCATTACCATGCCAAACAATTACAAAAGGAAGATTTAGATAAAGGTTGGAAGAAAAAGATCATTGAACTTTTTCAAAAACACAACGGTAAATACGGCTATCGTCGTATATATTTAGCTTTGAGAAATCAAGGTTATCTCATTAACCATAAGAAAGTACAACGAATTATGCGAGAACTAGGATTAAAATGTCAAAAATTCACACGTAAATCACGCTATCAATCATACAAAGGTACAGTTGGTAAAGTGGCTGAAAATCGCTTGAATCGTAGATTCCATACATCTATTCGACTTCAAAAATTAGTGACAGATATCACTGAATTTAAATGTGCTGAAGAACAAAAATTATATCTCAGCCCTATTATGGATTTATACAATGGGGAAATCATTTCTTATGGTATATCCAGAAGACCAACATTAGACTTAGTACTTCAATCATTGGATAAAGCAGTTACAATCATTAAGCATGAAGCTCCATATCGTACGACGATACATTCTGATCAAGGTTGGCATTATCAGCATAATGCATGGATTAGAAGATTATCGGAACAAAGGATTTATCAAAGTATGTCACGTAAAGCGACGTGTGCGGATAATGCTTCTATGGAGAATTTCTTTGGCATCATGAAGCAGGAAATGTATCATGGAGAAGAACTTGTTAACTATGAAACATTAAAAAGAAGAATTGAGGATTACATCTATTGGTATAACAATGAACGTTTGAAATTAAAATTGGCTGGACGAAGTCCAGTACAATACCGAACTCAATCCAGCCAATTAATAGCATAA
- a CDS encoding helix-turn-helix domain-containing protein yields the protein MTKYSDEFKLKVVRDYLDGHYGYRKLAKKYNIPDKIIIRTWVKAFQSFGVDGIKKKQKKTVYSVTFKINVLNYMKRTGDSFQDTAIKFGLNTPSIIVRWKKIYDKEGVEGLEKPKGRPPMKKKKQKKSNQNLSREKELELENENLRLENAYLKKLNAFRENPSAFLEKHKQQWHSNSKKKDSN from the coding sequence ATGACAAAATATAGTGATGAATTTAAGTTGAAAGTTGTAAGAGATTATCTAGATGGCCATTATGGTTATCGAAAATTAGCTAAAAAATATAATATACCTGATAAAATTATTATACGAACATGGGTAAAAGCCTTTCAATCATTCGGTGTAGATGGCATTAAAAAGAAACAGAAAAAGACAGTTTATTCTGTTACATTCAAAATAAATGTATTAAACTATATGAAAAGAACAGGCGATTCCTTCCAAGATACAGCGATTAAATTTGGCCTAAATACCCCATCTATTATTGTGCGATGGAAAAAGATATATGACAAAGAAGGTGTGGAAGGACTCGAAAAGCCGAAAGGACGACCTCCCATGAAAAAGAAGAAACAGAAGAAATCTAATCAAAACCTATCACGAGAAAAAGAGTTAGAGCTAGAAAATGAAAATCTTCGATTAGAGAATGCTTATTTAAAAAAGTTGAACGCTTTTCGAGAGAATCCGAGTGCCTTTCTAGAAAAGCACAAGCAGCAGTGGCATTCGAACTCAAAGAAGAAGGATTCAAATTAA
- a CDS encoding DEAD/DEAH box helicase family protein translates to MKLYGRICRDLNDITTERVKYTKPGVSLVQGKYICNQCGNKDQTLFYQYFCHHCEHITTYCRYCIALGKVQSCKDIYVIESLHEASKCHYQLDFELSEQQQLASSKIKDAILKQDHLLLHAVTGAGKTEMIFEGMSQARKNGMNVAVVSPRVDVVKEVYLRLINAFKDEHIDLMYEGQFAQFNSAFVVSTVHQLIRYDGHFDVVIVDEVDAFPLEMDNQLMHTIRKASSGQSSHIYLTATPNKQLLSIFNHNQIIKLPARWYCTPKVRVKKLTLGGVLI, encoded by the coding sequence ATGAAATTATACGGACGTATATGCCGAGATTTAAATGATATAACGACTGAAAGAGTTAAATATACTAAACCTGGCGTGTCTTTAGTTCAAGGTAAATATATTTGTAATCAGTGTGGTAACAAAGATCAAACATTGTTTTATCAGTATTTTTGCCACCATTGCGAGCACATTACAACCTATTGCAGATACTGTATTGCACTTGGTAAAGTTCAAAGTTGTAAAGACATTTATGTCATTGAGAGTTTGCATGAAGCATCAAAATGTCATTATCAATTGGATTTTGAATTGAGTGAACAGCAACAACTCGCATCCTCTAAAATTAAAGACGCTATTTTAAAGCAAGATCATTTATTACTCCATGCTGTGACAGGTGCAGGTAAAACAGAAATGATATTTGAAGGTATGTCGCAAGCCCGAAAAAACGGTATGAATGTTGCAGTTGTATCACCAAGAGTAGATGTCGTAAAAGAAGTTTATTTAAGGTTGATAAACGCATTTAAAGATGAACACATTGATTTAATGTATGAAGGACAATTCGCTCAGTTTAACAGTGCGTTTGTCGTATCGACCGTTCATCAACTTATACGCTATGATGGACATTTTGATGTGGTTATCGTTGATGAAGTAGATGCATTTCCGTTAGAAATGGATAATCAACTGATGCATACCATTCGAAAAGCTTCTTCAGGACAATCTAGTCATATTTATTTAACAGCAACGCCTAACAAGCAACTCCTTTCTATATTTAATCACAATCAAATAATTAAACTCCCCGCAAGATGGTACTGCACCCCTAAAGTTAGAGTAAAAAAACTAACTTTAGGGGGTGTTTTAATATGA
- the fakB1 gene encoding fatty acid kinase binding subunit FakB1, whose translation MKIAVITDSTAYLDQAYIDKYNIRTIALNVIFNDEVYKELSEISTEDFYKRMRNEKQLPTTSQPAMGQYVELLESLRDEGYTDVIAVHLSSGISGTYQSAVTLNDMVEGINVHAFDSEISCSVQGFYALKAAQLIEQGMTVIDNILEQLENMKQNTNAYFIVDDLNNLKKGGRLNSAQALVGTMLQVKPLLHFVDTKIVPYDKVRTKKRAMKRIEEQLAKEVEGYKNLSIVIIEGNDKETALSWKAQVEEQFPDAQIIMSYFGPVIGTHLGEGSLGLGFTTTELDLSI comes from the coding sequence ATGAAGATTGCTGTTATAACAGATTCAACAGCATATTTAGATCAAGCTTATATAGATAAATATAATATTAGAACAATTGCGCTTAATGTTATATTTAATGATGAAGTTTATAAAGAATTGTCAGAGATAAGTACAGAAGATTTCTATAAAAGAATGAGAAATGAAAAACAATTACCGACAACATCTCAACCAGCTATGGGTCAATATGTGGAATTACTTGAGAGTTTGAGAGACGAAGGATATACAGATGTGATTGCAGTTCACTTATCAAGTGGTATAAGTGGTACATATCAATCAGCTGTGACGTTAAACGATATGGTAGAAGGTATAAACGTACACGCATTTGATTCTGAAATCTCTTGTTCAGTACAAGGCTTCTATGCTCTAAAAGCAGCTCAACTTATCGAACAAGGTATGACAGTTATTGATAACATTCTAGAACAATTAGAGAATATGAAACAAAATACAAATGCATATTTCATAGTAGATGATTTAAATAACTTGAAAAAAGGTGGCCGCTTAAATAGTGCACAAGCATTAGTCGGCACGATGTTACAAGTGAAACCATTGTTACACTTCGTTGATACAAAAATTGTCCCTTACGATAAAGTGAGAACAAAGAAAAGAGCAATGAAACGTATTGAAGAACAATTAGCTAAAGAAGTTGAAGGTTATAAAAACTTATCTATTGTTATTATTGAAGGAAATGATAAAGAGACCGCACTTTCTTGGAAAGCGCAAGTTGAAGAACAATTCCCTGATGCACAAATTATTATGAGTTATTTTGGACCAGTAATTGGGACGCATTTAGGAGAAGGTTCATTAGGTTTAGGATTCACAACGACCGAATTAGATTTAAGTATATAA
- a CDS encoding YigZ family protein, with protein MAEGLITIKSAHETEIVINKSRFIASIHPAETEDEAKAFIQQKKKEHHDATHNCSSYVIGPTMLIQKANDDGEPSGTAGVPMLEVLKKQQLHNVVVVVTRYFGGIKLGAGGLIRAYGSAVSQVIKEVGRIILLDAIPFEVTLDYDQTGRFEHELQQTDYQLVDTAYTDKVTYTIHVIASEEEPFIDFLNEVNQGKYELNRQDIIALPFPYNKEEER; from the coding sequence ATGGCAGAAGGACTAATTACAATCAAATCAGCACATGAAACTGAAATTGTCATTAATAAATCGAGATTTATCGCGAGTATTCATCCTGCAGAAACTGAAGATGAAGCGAAAGCATTCATACAACAAAAGAAAAAAGAACATCATGATGCAACACATAATTGCTCTAGCTATGTTATCGGTCCTACAATGCTTATTCAAAAAGCAAATGATGATGGTGAACCATCAGGAACAGCAGGCGTGCCTATGTTAGAAGTATTAAAAAAACAACAACTTCATAATGTTGTTGTTGTCGTTACAAGATATTTTGGTGGTATTAAATTAGGTGCAGGTGGATTAATACGTGCATATGGAAGTGCAGTCAGCCAAGTTATTAAAGAAGTTGGCAGAATTATTTTATTAGATGCAATACCGTTTGAAGTAACATTAGACTATGATCAAACAGGACGCTTCGAGCATGAGTTACAACAAACTGATTATCAACTAGTAGATACTGCATATACAGACAAAGTAACCTATACTATACATGTGATAGCATCAGAAGAAGAACCATTTATCGATTTCCTAAACGAAGTCAACCAAGGTAAGTACGAATTAAACAGACAAGATATCATCGCACTACCATTTCCATATAATAAAGAAGAAGAACGCTAA
- a CDS encoding glycosyltransferase family 4 protein, which yields MFTLQLILLTMIVSLILTPLVIVLSIKIGAVDMPNVRKVHTKPVSVLGGSVILISFLIGLWWGKPVEHETIPIILGAIVIYLIGLVDDLYDMKPLVKLAGQIAVSLIVVFNHVTLDFITLPFGVVIEFGIFSIPMTIFWVVAVMNAINLIDGLDGLASGISCIALVTIGFIAILQQNIFIMMICSVLIGSLLGFLVFNSHPAKIFLGDSGALLLGYIIGVLSLLGFKNITLISLFFPMVILAVPFIDMLFAVIRRLHNRQSIVQADKSHLHHRLLDLGYTHRQTVILIYMIAILFSISSVILYLSPPYGVLMMFIMILITIELIVEFTGLVNANYRPILNLLTRTKYKKER from the coding sequence ATGTTTACTTTACAACTAATATTACTAACCATGATTGTAAGTTTAATACTAACACCTTTAGTTATCGTTCTTTCTATTAAAATTGGTGCTGTTGATATGCCAAACGTTAGAAAAGTTCATACTAAACCCGTATCAGTATTAGGTGGCTCAGTCATTTTAATATCTTTTCTCATCGGATTATGGTGGGGGAAACCAGTAGAACATGAAACAATTCCTATTATACTAGGTGCGATTGTCATCTATCTTATAGGTTTAGTGGATGATTTATATGATATGAAACCACTTGTTAAATTAGCAGGTCAAATTGCTGTATCTTTAATCGTCGTTTTTAACCACGTCACATTAGATTTTATTACATTACCATTTGGTGTTGTAATTGAATTTGGAATCTTTAGTATTCCAATGACAATATTCTGGGTTGTTGCAGTAATGAATGCAATCAATTTAATAGACGGTTTAGATGGCTTAGCTTCAGGCATATCATGTATCGCTTTAGTAACAATAGGATTTATCGCAATATTACAGCAGAACATATTTATCATGATGATATGTAGTGTGTTAATAGGATCATTATTAGGATTCTTAGTATTTAACTCACATCCTGCTAAAATATTCTTAGGTGACAGTGGGGCATTACTATTAGGTTATATAATCGGTGTGTTATCACTATTAGGATTTAAGAACATTACATTAATATCGCTATTCTTCCCAATGGTTATACTAGCAGTACCATTTATCGATATGTTATTTGCAGTAATACGTAGACTACATAATCGTCAATCTATCGTTCAAGCAGATAAATCGCATTTACACCATAGATTATTAGATTTAGGCTATACACATAGGCAAACCGTCATATTAATTTATATGATTGCCATATTATTCAGCATATCAAGTGTCATCCTTTATTTATCACCACCATACGGCGTATTAATGATGTTTATAATGATACTAATAACAATAGAATTAATCGTAGAATTTACAGGACTCGTAAATGCAAATTACAGACCAATATTAAACTTATTAACAAGAACAAAGTACAAAAAAGAACGCTAA
- the gdpS gene encoding GGDEF domain-containing protein GdpS codes for MIQAIIFNISVTIAAFYLYHRIQYSETRTVTFSQNYITLLMTGVSILLISNPIQYHDYAFSLSFIPILFLGRFTNLFYSVLSAVVIVLFDIFVMGTPFLEDIHLLIIAIVVGMIGPFLKQSDFVSIQLLYLISIMIIAITLIFLNPDSWLNEWLFLVPVSFILSIISASVYRDIWILKNLISRYENEESVDYLTGLGNVKEFDRYLNKTTEQITEQDQSMALLLIDIDGFKDVNDAYSHKAGDAVLKQMSQLLINYLPKDVKAFRNGGEEFSIILVGETLDSAIKLAESIRDSVQQSTFHLPNKETIKLSVSIGVGYLSEQDNKSKRRVFKDADDMLHEAKLQGQNKVMFNPIIKL; via the coding sequence ATGATACAAGCAATTATATTCAATATATCTGTAACTATTGCAGCATTTTATCTATACCATCGAATACAATATAGCGAAACGAGAACTGTGACTTTTTCACAAAATTATATCACCCTCTTAATGACGGGTGTTTCAATATTATTAATATCTAATCCTATACAGTATCATGACTATGCATTCTCTTTAAGTTTTATACCTATTCTCTTCCTAGGAAGATTTACTAATTTATTTTATTCTGTTTTAAGTGCCGTAGTTATTGTACTATTTGACATATTTGTAATGGGTACACCTTTTTTAGAAGATATCCATTTACTAATTATTGCAATTGTTGTTGGGATGATAGGTCCTTTTCTTAAACAAAGTGATTTCGTGAGTATTCAATTATTGTATTTAATCAGCATTATGATTATTGCGATAACACTTATCTTTTTAAATCCTGATTCATGGCTCAATGAATGGTTGTTTCTTGTGCCAGTTTCCTTTATCCTAAGTATTATTAGTGCAAGTGTTTATAGAGACATTTGGATCTTGAAAAATTTAATTTCAAGATATGAAAATGAAGAATCCGTTGATTACTTAACAGGTTTAGGAAATGTTAAAGAGTTCGATCGTTATTTAAATAAGACGACTGAACAAATAACTGAACAAGACCAATCTATGGCATTATTATTGATTGATATTGATGGATTTAAAGACGTGAACGATGCGTATTCTCATAAGGCTGGAGACGCGGTCTTAAAACAAATGTCGCAATTGTTAATCAACTATTTACCTAAAGATGTTAAAGCTTTTCGTAACGGCGGAGAAGAATTTTCAATTATTCTTGTTGGCGAAACATTAGATAGTGCTATCAAATTAGCAGAAAGCATTAGAGATAGCGTTCAACAATCTACTTTCCACTTACCTAACAAAGAAACAATTAAACTATCTGTTTCAATTGGTGTAGGCTATTTAAGTGAGCAAGATAACAAATCTAAACGTCGCGTATTTAAAGATGCGGATGATATGTTACATGAAGCCAAATTACAAGGTCAGAACAAAGTAATGTTCAATCCAATTATTAAGTTATAA